A section of the Primulina eburnea isolate SZY01 chromosome 1, ASM2296580v1, whole genome shotgun sequence genome encodes:
- the LOC140826659 gene encoding nascent polypeptide-associated complex subunit alpha-like protein 2: MPGPVVEEVESQKKMQDEPLVEDVKEDDDNGDEADDSDDEGDDKEDGTPGSKQSRSEKKSRKAMLKLGMKPVTGVSRVTVKRTKNVLFFISKPDVFNSPNSETYVIFGEAKIEDLSSQLQSQAAQQFRMPDMGSVIAKPGIGAATAGHVHADEEEEEVDETGVEARDIDLVMTQAGVSKAKAVKALKTHDGDIVSAIMELTT, from the exons ATGCCGGGTCCCgttgttgaagaagttgaatcCCAGAAAAAGATGCAG GATGAGCCGCTCGTGGAGGATGTGAAGGAAGATGATGACAACGGAGATGAAGCTGACGATTCTGACGATGAAGGTGATGATAAGGAAGATGGTACCCCGG GTTCTAAGCAGAGCAGAAGCGAGAAGAAGAGTCGTAAGGCCATGCTGAAACTTGGTATGAAACCTGTTACTGGAGTTAGCAGGGTCACAGTCAAGAGAACCAAAAAC GTGTTATTTTTCATCTCAAAACCGGATGTATTCAATAGCCCGAATTCTGAGACCTATGTCATTTTTGGGGAGGCTAAAATCGAGGATTTGAGCTCTCAGTTACAGTCACAGGCTGCCCAACAATTCAGGATGCCAGATATGGGCTCTGTGATAGCCAAGCCTGGAATAGGTGCAGCAACAGCCGGCCATGTGCATGCGGATGAAGAAGAGGAGGAGGTTGACGAGACCGGAGTGGAGGCTCGGGATATTGATTTGGTGATGACACAAGCAGGTGTTTCCAAGGCCAAGGCTGTGAAGGCCTTAAAGACTCACGATGGAGACATCGTGAGCGCCATCATGGAGTTGACCACCTGA
- the LOC140826627 gene encoding caffeic acid 3-O-methyltransferase-like isoform X1: MDDDQYSEEENVCLALQLACGSVLPMVLKAAIELDLLEIIRGVGPNASLSASEIASQLPTKDSDFASSMLDRILRLLAVHAVLKCSRKLLPCGGFELRYALAPVSNLLIKNEDGACLAPTSLFIQDKVMMESWYHLKDAILEATIPFNKAHGMTLFEYAATDSRFNNVLNLCMSNHSVMIVKKIVEIYKGFQVIKSLVDVGGGIGVTLDMIVSKYPSIKAINFDLPHVVQVAPSYPGIEHIGGDMFASVPKGDAIFMKWILHDWNDTECIKILKNCYEALPVNGKVIIAEYILSETPSSSSSNGDALGALTDVVMLAYTPSGKERTLLQYEALAREAGFTKLFKICSSHSIWIMELHK, translated from the exons ATGGATGATGATCAATATTCAGAAGAGGAGAATGTCTGTCTTGCCTTGCAATTAGCATGTGGTTCGGTGCTTCCTATGGTACTTAAAGCAGCAATAGAACTTGATCTTCTCGAAATCATTAGAGGAGTGGGCCCGAATGCTTCACTTTCTGCTTCTGAAATTGCATCCCAGCTTCCAACCAAAGACTCCGACTTTGCATCCAGCATGCTGGACCGAATCCTCCGGCTTCTGGCTGTCCATGCTGTTCTCAAATGCAGTAGAAAACTGCTGCCCTGTGGCGGTTTCGAGCTGCGATACGCTTTAGCTCCGGTGAGCAATTTGTTGATAAAAAACGAGGATGGTGCCTGTCTAGCACCAACATCACTGTTTATTCAAGACAAGGTCATGATGGAGAGCTG GTACCACTTGAAAGATGCTATATTGGAGGCAACAATTCCATTCAACAAAGCACATGGAATGACATTATTTGAGTACGCGGCCACAGATTCAAGATTTAACAACGTGCTCAATCTCTGCATGTCTAATCATTCTGTTATGATTGTAAAGAAAATCGTGGAAATATACAAGGGATTTCAAGTTATCAAGTCCCTGGTGGATGTTGGCGGTGGAATCGGAGTCACACTCGACATGATCGTCTCTAAGTACCCATCAATTAAGGCCATCAACTTTGATTTGCCACATGTTGTTCAAGTCGCTCCATCTTACCCCG GCATAGAACACATCGGTGGAGACATGTTTGCCAGTGTGCCCAAAGGGGATGCCATTTTCATGAAG tggaTTCTTCATGATTGGAATGATACAGAATGCATAAAAATCTTGAAGAATTGCTACGAAGCTTTACCAGTAAATGGAAAAGTGATTATTGCAGAATATATATTATCTGAGACCCCAAGTAGCAGCAGCAGCAATGGGGATGCGTTGGGAGCCCTGACAGATGTGGTAATGTTAGCATACACCCCAAGTGGAAAAGAGAGGACTCTGCTGCAATATGAAGCCTTGGCCCGTGAAGCTGGCTTCACTAAACTCTTCAAAATTTGCTCTTCTCATAGCATTTGGATTATGGAATTGCACAAGTGA
- the LOC140826627 gene encoding caffeic acid 3-O-methyltransferase-like isoform X2: MDDDQYSEEENVCLALQLACGSVLPMVLKAAIELDLLEIIRGVGPNASLSASEIASQLPTKDSDFASSMLDRILRLLAVHAVLKCSRKLLPCGGFELRYALAPVSNLLIKNEDGACLAPTSLFIQDKVMMESWYHLKDAILEATIPFNKAHGMTLFEYAATDSRFNNVLNLCMSNHSVMIVKKIVEIYKGFQVIKSLVDVGGGIGVTLDMIVSKYPSIKAINFDLPHVVQVAPSYPEYILSETPSSSSSNGDALGALTDVVMLAYTPSGKERTLLQYEALAREAGFTKLFKICSSHSIWIMELHK; the protein is encoded by the exons ATGGATGATGATCAATATTCAGAAGAGGAGAATGTCTGTCTTGCCTTGCAATTAGCATGTGGTTCGGTGCTTCCTATGGTACTTAAAGCAGCAATAGAACTTGATCTTCTCGAAATCATTAGAGGAGTGGGCCCGAATGCTTCACTTTCTGCTTCTGAAATTGCATCCCAGCTTCCAACCAAAGACTCCGACTTTGCATCCAGCATGCTGGACCGAATCCTCCGGCTTCTGGCTGTCCATGCTGTTCTCAAATGCAGTAGAAAACTGCTGCCCTGTGGCGGTTTCGAGCTGCGATACGCTTTAGCTCCGGTGAGCAATTTGTTGATAAAAAACGAGGATGGTGCCTGTCTAGCACCAACATCACTGTTTATTCAAGACAAGGTCATGATGGAGAGCTG GTACCACTTGAAAGATGCTATATTGGAGGCAACAATTCCATTCAACAAAGCACATGGAATGACATTATTTGAGTACGCGGCCACAGATTCAAGATTTAACAACGTGCTCAATCTCTGCATGTCTAATCATTCTGTTATGATTGTAAAGAAAATCGTGGAAATATACAAGGGATTTCAAGTTATCAAGTCCCTGGTGGATGTTGGCGGTGGAATCGGAGTCACACTCGACATGATCGTCTCTAAGTACCCATCAATTAAGGCCATCAACTTTGATTTGCCACATGTTGTTCAAGTCGCTCCATCTTACCCCG AATATATATTATCTGAGACCCCAAGTAGCAGCAGCAGCAATGGGGATGCGTTGGGAGCCCTGACAGATGTGGTAATGTTAGCATACACCCCAAGTGGAAAAGAGAGGACTCTGCTGCAATATGAAGCCTTGGCCCGTGAAGCTGGCTTCACTAAACTCTTCAAAATTTGCTCTTCTCATAGCATTTGGATTATGGAATTGCACAAGTGA
- the LOC140826663 gene encoding uncharacterized calcium-binding protein At1g02270-like: MRIMGRRKRRINRRKASRIGNYALTSSIKDLPCVSCTTFNILAPIYKRLNREDPSCRESDVKDDWLNRNQRILDWLLYERSSIICLQEFWVGNEELVNIYDERLEDAGYVNLKLARTNNRGDGLLTAVHKDYFKIISHRELLFNDFGDRVAQLLHVELIAPFSQCRNSDIRQEILIVNTHLLFPHNSSLCLERLRQVYKILHYVESYRRENKLNPLPILLCGDWNGSKRGHVYNFLRSQGFTSSYDTAHQYTDADAHKWVSHRNHLGNICGVDFIWLLNPNRYRKLFKTSWSEAVLAMFKYQLSRASLNEDDAFAFLKADSPGDYITYSGFCEALRQLNLIGHGNGLSSDEIKELWTRADIDGNGVLDRKEFKQRIWNTSCSEQGEEVACDEMVNETEQTIGFKVKNAALFPTEAEKGTWPEDYSLSDHARLTVVFSPVKMPCSRLTS, from the exons ATGCGTATAATGGGAAGGAGAAAAAGGAGAATAAACAGAAGAAAGGCTTCAAGAATCGGCAATTATGCATTGACCTCGTCGATCAAGGATCTCCCTTGTGTTTCTTGCACAACTTTTAATATTCTTGCTCCTATTTACAAAAGACTCAACAGGGAG GATCCCAGTTGCAGAGAAAGCGATGTTAAAGATGATTGGCTGAATAGGAACCAGAGGATTTTGGATTGGTTACTGTATGAAAGATCTTCAATTATCTGCCTCCAG GAATTCTGGGTTGGGAATGAGGAGCTTGTGAATATTTATGATGAGAGGCTCGAGGATGCTGGTTATGTAAACTTAAAGCTTGCTCGGACGAATAACCGCGGTGATG GTCTCCTGACTGCTGTGCATAAGGACTACTTCAAGATCATAAGCCACAGAGAGTTGCTTTTCAATGATTTCGGAGACCGTGTGGCACAGCTGCTGCACGTTGAACTGATCGCCCCCTTCTCACAATGTCGGAACAGTGATATACGCCAAGAAATTCTAATAGTGAATACCCACTTATTGTTTCCGCATAATTCGAGTTTATGCTTAGAGAGACTACGTCAA GTCTACAAAATTTTGCATTACGTGGAATCGTATCGAAGAGAAAATAAACTCAATCCCTTGCCAATCTTACTCTGTGG TGACTGGAATGGGAGCAAGAGGGGTCATGTTTACAACTTTCTTAGATCTCAGGGGTTTACGTCCTCATATGACACTGCCCATCAGTACACCGATGCAGATGCTCACAAG TGGGTGAGCCACCGTAATCATCTCGGGAACATTTGTGGTGTAGATTTCATATGGCTTCTAAATCCAAATAGATACAGGAAACTATTCAAAACAAGTTGGAGCGAAGCAGTGCTTGCAATGTTCAAG TATCAACTTAGCCGAGCCTCTCTTAACGAGGATGACGCATTTGCCTTTCTGAAGGCTGATAGCCCTGGTGATTACATCACGTATTCTGGCTTCTGTGAAGCATTGCGACAG CTTAATTTAATTGGACATGGCAATGGACTGAGCAGTGACGAAATTAAGGAACTGTGGACTCGAGCTGATATTGATGGAAATGGTGTTCTTGATCGTAAAGAATTCAAG CAACGGATATGGAACACCTCTTGTTCAGAACAAGGAGAAGAAGTGGCCTGCGATGAAATGGTGAATGAGACGGAGCAAACTATTGGATTTAAAGTGAAAAACGCAGCTCTCTTCCCTACTGAGGCAGAAAAAGGAACGTGGCCCGAAGATTACTCGCTTTCAGATCACGCACGACTCACAGTGGTATTCTCACCAGTGAAAATGCCATGCTCTAGATTGACGTCGTGA